The nucleotide sequence ACCGTGCGCCAACACAGCGCAAGCTTCAGCGACATCGGTTGGCAGGTTGAGGCTGCGGGCGATATTGTTATAGGTGCCTATGGGGATAATGCCGAGCGGAATTGGTGCGTGGATTAAGCCTTTGGCAACTTCGCTTACAGTTCCATCGCCACCACCGACAACAACCATGTCGTAGCCTTCTTCTACTGCTCGTTGTGCAATCAAGGAAGGTGACTCTGAAGCAGTAGTAAATGCGAGGTCAGCTCGAATATCTTGGGCTTCCATCCCCGCGATGATTTCGGGCAGCTTCATCGGGTTGGGCTGAGTATCGCCCGAAATCGGGTTCATGATCAGGCGAGCGCGCTTCATGTAAAGGTTGTTGCAGAGTGGGGAACTATTAGACTCGTAGAGCTGCTAGTTTTAGGTTCACCTTAGCACACACAACTAGCGGTTTTGGGTAGAATACCAAAGTTGCTAGACTAAAGCGCGATTGACTTAAGAAAGCCAAACTTTCAATAAGATTGATTTTGCACAATTATTTTGTACTGTGGCAGTGGCCACAATTCACCCTGTAGTAAAATTAAACTTTTATATCTCTGCAATTATCAACATCTAAAGGTGCCGTCAGGCAAGATGTAAGTAAAGGCATACAGAGATTTTTGACTAGACTTTGGCTTGCACGGCGGTACTCGATTCAATACTATGACTGCTTCCCAGATTGCTTCTTCATCCATAATTGACGACATTGCTCGACTCACCCGCGAAGCCGCACGTCAGCTGGCGGTTCTCTCAACTGATGCTAAAAATCAAGCAATCGTGGCGATCGCGATCGCGCTTGAAGCCGCAACATCTGAAATTTTGGCGGCTAACGCGGCTGATTGCAAGGCGGCGGAGGCGGAGGGAATTCCTAAACCGCTTTATGCTCGGTTAAAGTTGGATGAGACAAAATTGCAGGGCGCGATCGCGGGTGTGCGAGATGTGGGACGCTTGAGCGATCCTGTCGGCGCAGTCCAAATTCATCGGGAACTAGATACAGGTTTAATTCTCAAGCGCATAACTTGTCCTCTAGGTGTTCTAGGAGTGATTTTTGAAGCACGTCCGGATGCGGTAATGCAAATTTCTACTCTGGCGATTAAATCCGGCAATGGTGTCATTCTCAAAGGCGGACAGGAAGCAGTGCGTTCTTGCGAAGCTTTAGTAAAAGCAATTCGTCAAGGATTAACCCAAACTGGTATTAATCCAGATGTTGTGCAGTTGCTAACTACCAGAGAAGAAACGCTGGAATTGCTGAAGTTAGATCAGTATGTGGATTTAATTATTCCTAGAGGTTCTAACTCATTTGTCCGATTTGTGCAGAATAACACTCGGATTCCGGTCTTGGGTCATGCAGAAGGAATTTGTCATGTATATGTGGATGAAGCTGCTGATATTGAGAAAGCTGTAGCCATTACCGTAGATGCCAAAACCCACTATCCAGCCGCTTGCAATGCTTTAGAAACTCTGCTGGTGCATAACGCGATCGCTTCCGAATTTTTGCCGAAAGTTGCTAAATCTTTGCAAGAAAAAAATGTGGAATTGCGGGGAGATGAGAAAACCTGCCAAATTCTAGACATTGCAGCTGCTACAGAAGCAGACTGGGTGACAGAATACAGCGATTTAATTCTCTCTATTAAAGTTGTGCATTCCCTGGAGGACGCGATTAACCACATCAATACTTATGGCTCAAAGCATACAGATGCTATTGTGACCGAAAGTTCCGAAGCTGCTGCAACATTTCTTGCTCAAGTTGATGCTGCTGGTGTCTTCCACAACTGTTCCACTCGCTTTTCTGATGGCTTCCGCTACGGATTTGGCGCAGAAGTGGGAATTAGCACTCAAAAAATGCCGCCTCGTGGGCCAGTGGGTTTAGAAGGATTGGTGACATACAAATATCAAATTGTAGGTGATGGGCATATTGCCGCCTCCTACAGCGGTGCAGATGCCAAACCTTTTATCCATCGCGATTTGTAATCTCTCGTTCCCAAGCGGAGCCTGGGAATGCCAATCAGCCGACTTTCTACTAAGAAATTCGTATAGCCCTACGTTATAAGCTTGCGATTAAACTAGGACAATTTCGGAACCAGAGGGAGAGCCTTTACGAGTGTATTCCCTGGTTCTAGCCGGGGAGCGAAAGAATGGCTAAGGGCTAATAATTAATGATTAATGACGAATTAAACTGGTTTGCAATGGCTTTACAATTGCGGGGGTCAGTGGCTCCCATCATTTTTCCTCGTGTTTTGTTGTGCGGAGGATTTGGCTTTTTAATCTCTCTATTCTATTATTGGGGGTTACCAGTATCAGAGAATAGTTTGGCTAGCTTAGTTACTAATGTTGTCTACAACTTGGTATTAGGTTTATTATTAGTTTTTCGGACAAACACGGCTTACGATAGGTTCTGGGAAGGTAGGAAATCATGGGGTATTTTAGTTGTGAATGTCCGCAACTTAGCGCGTCAGATTCGGGTAGCGATCGCTACTACAGAACTGATAGATAAAGACAACAAAGATTCAACGCTGCGCCTATTGGGTGCTTTTGCGATCGCTACTAAATTACAGTTGCGCCAAGAACCGATAAGCGAGTTGGAAGATATAATTACCCCATCCCAATCGCTCAAGCTCAAAAGTGTGAAAAATCCCCCATTAGAAGTTGCTCTTTGGATTGGCGATTACCTACAACAGCAGTATAACCGAAATTTATTAAGTAGCAATCAGTTGATTGCTATGAACGAATTGCTAGATAAAATGGTAGAAGCTTTAACTGGCTGCGAACGCATTGTAAAAACGCCAATTCCTTTAGCTTATTCTATCTACCTCAAGCGATTATTGCTAATATATTGCTTTTTGTTACCTTTTCAATTAGTTGCAAAATCGGGATGGTGGACAGGTATAATCGTTATTTTACTAAGCTTTGTTTTGTTTGGAATCGAACAAATCGGCAATGAGATAGAGAATCCTTTCGGACATGATACTAATGATTTGCCATTAGATGAGATTTGTAGCTCAATGATTCAGAATATTGAGGATTTAATTATAGATAAACCTCAGGAGGCAGAAGTCTTAAGTGCAAATGTATCTGTACAGGATATAGCATAAATTTTGGCTTCTGAAAAATTAAACTCAAAATTGCAATGGATAACATTCAGATAACAGGGATTCGCTGCTACGGCTACACAGGCTATTTACCAGAGGAACAGGTACTGGGACAATGGTTTGAAGTGGACGTGACTTTATGGCTGGATTTGGCACCAGCGGGAAAAAGCGATGCTATAGAAGACACTCTGGATTATCGCACAGTGATTTCAACAGTAAAGAATCTGGTGAAAACGTCTAAATTTGCCTTGGTGGAACGATTAATCAGCGCGATCGCATCGAACATCTTAGAATTAGAGCAAGTGACACAAGTTCAAATTAGACTCAGCAAACCCGCCGCACCAATTCCAGACTTTGGCGGCAAAATCACCCTTGAAGTGACAAGAACGAAGCAAGAAGTCTAATAGCTAATGGTTTATTGTTGATGATTATTAGCTATTAGCAACCTGACCGACAATAAAATTATACATAGGGACAAAAAACGTGACTTTTCGGATTTTAAGCTTTGACGGTGGCGGTATTCGAGGCGTAATTGCTGCAACGATGCTGGCAACAATCGAAAAAATGATCGGCCAACCTTTAAATCAGTATTTTAACTTAATTGCTGGAACCTCCACGGGAGCAGTTTTGGCGGCGGGGATTGCCACAGGTCTTCAACCTTCCCAGATGGTGGAACTATACCAAAGAAAAGGTTCTAGAATTTTCCCTTATAGAAGCATTTGGTCGCCGCAACGGGCGGGATTAGTTCTTCAGTATGGAATTTCTGCTCCTAAGTATTCAGATAACGGTTTAATTTCCGTTCTCAAAGAAGAATTCAAATACACAAAACTGTCAGATATCACTTCAACAAATCTGCTGGTTACTGCCTACGATACAATTGGCCGGGAACCGCTGATTTTTAAAAGCTGGCGCAAAATTTTTGGCGATCTTCCTGTGTGGGAAGCGTGTGTTTGTTCTGCATCTGCGCCTACCTTTTTTCCTGCACACAAATTGGATCGGAAAGAAGAAGGCAAAGCTCAAGGTGGAGAGATAAACACTATAACGCTGAGTCCAGAGGCAGCGGACGACAATGGTGATTACAATCAAATGCTCATTGAGATCATCGGTGGTACGGGAAGGGGTCAAACTCGTACTATCATCGGGTACAGAGGGGCAATTCATCAGGCGATAGTGGATGAACCTTGGGCAGTGGTGCCTGACAATACTTCTATATACCGAGTGGCAAAGGTATATTCAGTTATTGACGGCGGTGTAGGCGCAAATAATCCGACAGCTTGCGCGATCGCTGAAGCATTGCGACTTGGCTATGAACCCAATGATCTTTCTGTCCTCTCAGTGGGTACAGGAAGTCTTACCCGTGAAATTCCCCTAGAATCTGCTCAACAATGGGGTGCAACACAATGGGCGTTACCAATTCTTGATGTAATTTTTGATGCCTCATCTGACATTAATAATTACATCGCTAAGCAGATTATTCAGGATAATCGTTACTTGCGTTTGCAATTTAGATTAGATAGCAAATTGACCGGAAAACGCTTGAGTGACGATATAGATGATGCTAGTCCGGTGAATATTGCAAATCTGGTTGAAGCTGCAAGGGTTTACATCAGTCAACGACCAGTGCAAGAAGCGTTAATGAATTTATTGAAATATTGAGTTGATATTTCTCGTTCCTAGTCAGAGGCTGGGAATGAGAAACACAGGGCTTTCCCTTGTGAGTGAGCTACACAGATATCCGACAACTCCAAGAAGTCGGGTATCTCTCCACATAGCCTGTACTTCATCAGACTGCAAGCCGCTGTATCAACTTAATAATTATTATCCAAATTTGAGGCAATGAATAAACCAGCCGCATTGCTATCAAGTGGCTTAGAGAAAAAGTATCCTTGCCCGAATTCGCAGTTTAGCGATCGCAATTTCTCCAGCTGATCCGCCGTTTCTATCCCTTCTGCGATCGCATCCAGTCCCAGATTGTGAGCCAGGGTAAGAATTGTTTTTACAATTTCGGAATCTTCCCCTTCTCCCCGCA is from Funiculus sociatus GB2-C1 and encodes:
- a CDS encoding patatin-like phospholipase family protein, translated to MTFRILSFDGGGIRGVIAATMLATIEKMIGQPLNQYFNLIAGTSTGAVLAAGIATGLQPSQMVELYQRKGSRIFPYRSIWSPQRAGLVLQYGISAPKYSDNGLISVLKEEFKYTKLSDITSTNLLVTAYDTIGREPLIFKSWRKIFGDLPVWEACVCSASAPTFFPAHKLDRKEEGKAQGGEINTITLSPEAADDNGDYNQMLIEIIGGTGRGQTRTIIGYRGAIHQAIVDEPWAVVPDNTSIYRVAKVYSVIDGGVGANNPTACAIAEALRLGYEPNDLSVLSVGTGSLTREIPLESAQQWGATQWALPILDVIFDASSDINNYIAKQIIQDNRYLRLQFRLDSKLTGKRLSDDIDDASPVNIANLVEAARVYISQRPVQEALMNLLKY
- the folB gene encoding dihydroneopterin aldolase, translated to MDNIQITGIRCYGYTGYLPEEQVLGQWFEVDVTLWLDLAPAGKSDAIEDTLDYRTVISTVKNLVKTSKFALVERLISAIASNILELEQVTQVQIRLSKPAAPIPDFGGKITLEVTRTKQEV
- a CDS encoding bestrophin family protein, with product MINDELNWFAMALQLRGSVAPIIFPRVLLCGGFGFLISLFYYWGLPVSENSLASLVTNVVYNLVLGLLLVFRTNTAYDRFWEGRKSWGILVVNVRNLARQIRVAIATTELIDKDNKDSTLRLLGAFAIATKLQLRQEPISELEDIITPSQSLKLKSVKNPPLEVALWIGDYLQQQYNRNLLSSNQLIAMNELLDKMVEALTGCERIVKTPIPLAYSIYLKRLLLIYCFLLPFQLVAKSGWWTGIIVILLSFVLFGIEQIGNEIENPFGHDTNDLPLDEICSSMIQNIEDLIIDKPQEAEVLSANVSVQDIA
- a CDS encoding glutamate-5-semialdehyde dehydrogenase, which encodes MTASQIASSSIIDDIARLTREAARQLAVLSTDAKNQAIVAIAIALEAATSEILAANAADCKAAEAEGIPKPLYARLKLDETKLQGAIAGVRDVGRLSDPVGAVQIHRELDTGLILKRITCPLGVLGVIFEARPDAVMQISTLAIKSGNGVILKGGQEAVRSCEALVKAIRQGLTQTGINPDVVQLLTTREETLELLKLDQYVDLIIPRGSNSFVRFVQNNTRIPVLGHAEGICHVYVDEAADIEKAVAITVDAKTHYPAACNALETLLVHNAIASEFLPKVAKSLQEKNVELRGDEKTCQILDIAAATEADWVTEYSDLILSIKVVHSLEDAINHINTYGSKHTDAIVTESSEAAATFLAQVDAAGVFHNCSTRFSDGFRYGFGAEVGISTQKMPPRGPVGLEGLVTYKYQIVGDGHIAASYSGADAKPFIHRDL